In Vagococcus hydrophili, one DNA window encodes the following:
- a CDS encoding prolyl oligopeptidase family serine peptidase — MTLTIRKRMIQHIPVLEVVPTEFLNEPLSLVIYYHGWQTKKELALTASKKIAQENIRVILPDSMYHGERKIENRSMIPSFVFWSTLQYNLSEFPMIKNFYQKRGLIQEDNLGVAGFSMGGMTTAALLTRYPEIKVAAILMGSPNFESFISRTAAYIQKEEGHYPDYLVDLFSWTKTYDLSKMPEKIAGRPLYFWHGTDDQKLPYDVTYQFYRDHKDQVYGRQMSFETGEGEPHILTIDIMNKTGKFFVQHFSD, encoded by the coding sequence TTGACATTAACCATTCGAAAAAGAATGATCCAACATATCCCAGTTTTAGAAGTAGTTCCTACTGAATTTTTAAATGAGCCTTTATCCCTAGTTATTTACTATCACGGTTGGCAAACAAAGAAAGAATTGGCTCTAACAGCCAGCAAAAAAATTGCTCAAGAAAATATTCGTGTTATCTTGCCAGATAGTATGTATCACGGCGAGCGAAAAATTGAGAATCGTTCTATGATTCCCTCTTTTGTTTTTTGGTCAACGCTCCAGTATAACTTAAGTGAGTTTCCTATGATTAAAAATTTCTATCAAAAAAGAGGGTTAATTCAAGAGGATAATCTTGGTGTCGCAGGTTTCTCTATGGGTGGTATGACAACTGCTGCACTTTTAACCCGATACCCCGAAATAAAAGTCGCTGCTATTTTAATGGGCTCACCTAATTTTGAATCCTTTATTAGTCGAACAGCCGCTTATATCCAAAAAGAGGAAGGACACTACCCAGATTATTTAGTCGACTTATTTTCATGGACTAAAACTTATGATCTCAGTAAAATGCCAGAGAAAATCGCCGGTCGTCCCCTTTATTTTTGGCACGGGACCGATGATCAAAAACTTCCCTATGATGTCACCTATCAGTTTTACCGAGATCACAAAGACCAAGTTTATGGTCGCCAAATGTCTTTTGAAACAGGTGAAGGAGAACCTCATATTCTAACAATTGATATTATGAACAAAACAGGAAAATTTTTCGTTCAACATTTCAGTGATTAA
- a CDS encoding nucleoid-associated protein, which translates to MEIKKAILHIIDREAGSLICSQKELELKEYAVKQYLDSVLKRLEKAEYKSGILNQTSEFYHLMTNEDLDFVDKSSEIAQMVFDSLAISEDAPSGDLLIVELEEMNGLPKFGMIKFNYKPSFTHHVTYVEDKMQNNIILNKTIFPSMTQRIDECCLINQETFELEIVEKKYSFEGQKRLFFSERFLQVDPKPTVTENLKIIKKAVKEVANKYNEEEYVSMSQTQQAIFESIEETGTISKEKIAEAVFDTNESAKQEYYEMIEQTKFSEEIPSNIPKYEKKYSMQKFKLTNGIELSIPADIYKDKDLIEFINNPDGTISVMIKNVEEVISKF; encoded by the coding sequence ATGGAAATAAAAAAAGCAATCTTACATATTATTGACCGTGAGGCAGGGAGTTTAATCTGTTCTCAAAAGGAATTAGAATTAAAAGAATACGCAGTAAAACAATATTTGGATTCTGTTTTGAAACGTTTAGAAAAGGCTGAGTACAAATCTGGAATCCTGAATCAAACGTCAGAATTTTATCATTTGATGACCAATGAGGACTTAGATTTTGTTGATAAATCTTCTGAAATTGCTCAAATGGTTTTTGATAGCTTAGCTATTTCAGAGGATGCACCAAGTGGAGATCTTTTGATTGTTGAACTTGAGGAGATGAATGGTTTACCAAAATTTGGGATGATTAAGTTCAATTATAAGCCGAGTTTTACTCATCATGTGACTTATGTTGAAGATAAGATGCAAAACAATATCATTTTAAACAAAACGATTTTTCCTTCTATGACGCAAAGGATAGATGAATGTTGTTTAATTAATCAAGAAACTTTTGAACTTGAAATTGTTGAAAAAAAATATAGCTTTGAAGGTCAAAAGCGTCTTTTCTTTTCAGAGCGTTTTTTACAAGTAGATCCCAAGCCAACGGTGACTGAAAATCTAAAGATCATTAAAAAAGCAGTGAAAGAAGTGGCCAATAAGTACAATGAAGAAGAGTACGTCAGCATGAGCCAAACGCAACAAGCTATTTTTGAAAGTATTGAGGAAACGGGAACGATTAGTAAAGAAAAAATCGCAGAAGCCGTTTTTGATACCAACGAATCTGCGAAACAGGAATATTATGAGATGATTGAACAAACTAAATTCTCAGAAGAAATTCCAAGTAATATTCCCAAATATGAAAAAAAATACAGCATGCAAAAATTTAAATTAACCAATGGGATCGAATTAAGTATTCCAGCTGATATTTATAAAGACAAAGATTTAATTGAATTTATTAACAATCCTGATGGAACGATTTCAGTCATGATTAAAAATGTGGAAGAAGTTATTAGCAAGTTTTAA
- the galU gene encoding UTP--glucose-1-phosphate uridylyltransferase GalU produces the protein MQKVRKAIIPAAGLGTRFLPATKAMAKEMLPIVDKPTIQFIVEEARAAGIEDILIVTGKAKRPIEDHFDSNLELEMNLKEKGKTDLLQLVTETTGLNLHFIRQSHPLGLGHAVLQAKSFVGNEPFVVMLGDDLMEDKVPLTRQLMDNYESTHASTIAVMDVPQEDVSKYGIINPGQEVEKNLFNVINFVEKPAVEDAPSNMAIIGRYLLTPEIFNILENQHPGAGNEIQLTDAIDTLNKTQRVFAHKFTGTRYDVGDKFGFMKTSIEYGLKHPQIKDDLKQLILDLSDDLRKDEKKKKEKE, from the coding sequence ATGCAAAAAGTAAGAAAAGCGATTATCCCAGCTGCGGGGTTAGGAACAAGATTTTTACCAGCAACTAAAGCAATGGCCAAAGAAATGTTACCAATCGTTGATAAACCAACAATTCAATTTATCGTAGAAGAAGCAAGAGCTGCGGGAATCGAAGATATTTTAATTGTTACAGGGAAAGCTAAACGCCCCATTGAAGATCATTTTGATTCTAACTTAGAATTAGAAATGAACTTAAAAGAAAAAGGTAAAACAGATTTATTACAATTAGTCACTGAAACAACAGGCTTAAACTTACATTTTATTCGCCAATCACACCCACTTGGCTTAGGTCATGCGGTACTTCAAGCGAAATCATTTGTAGGTAATGAACCTTTTGTTGTCATGTTAGGTGATGACTTAATGGAAGATAAAGTGCCTTTGACAAGACAATTAATGGATAATTATGAAAGCACACATGCTTCAACTATTGCTGTCATGGACGTGCCACAAGAAGATGTGTCTAAATATGGTATCATCAACCCAGGTCAAGAAGTTGAGAAAAACTTGTTCAACGTTATTAATTTTGTTGAAAAACCTGCTGTGGAAGATGCGCCAAGTAATATGGCTATCATCGGACGTTACCTATTAACACCTGAAATTTTCAATATCTTAGAAAACCAACACCCAGGTGCAGGAAATGAAATCCAATTAACAGATGCAATTGATACGTTAAATAAAACACAACGAGTATTTGCCCATAAATTTACAGGAACAAGATACGATGTTGGTGATAAATTTGGCTTTATGAAAACAAGTATTGAGTACGGCTTAAAACACCCACAAATCAAAGATGATTTAAAACAACTTATTTTAGATTTAAGTGATGACTTGCGTAAAGATGAGAAAAAGAAAAAAGAGAAAGAATAA
- a CDS encoding NAD(P)H-dependent glycerol-3-phosphate dehydrogenase, producing the protein MKQKVAVLGAGSWGTALAMVLIENGHDVTIWGHHPEQITEINENHTNKRYLSDVQLPEELKATSELEVCVKDADAVLFVVPTKAIRNVAQKFVEVCHNQPVIIHASKGLEQETHKRISEILIEEIPENKRKDVVVLSGPSHAEEVAVKDVTTITAAAKNLENAEYVQKLFSNEYFRIYTNQDVIGVELGAALKNIIALGSGALHGLGYGDNARAAIMTRGLAEISRLGVAMGADPLTFIGLSGVGDLAVTCTSVHSRNWRAGDLLGKGQSLENVLENMGMIVEGVSTTKAAYELSRDLKIDMPITETIYKVIYENEEVNKVVKEIMLREHKSEQEF; encoded by the coding sequence ATGAAGCAAAAAGTAGCTGTGCTTGGAGCTGGTTCTTGGGGAACCGCACTTGCAATGGTTTTAATTGAAAATGGGCATGATGTCACTATTTGGGGGCACCATCCAGAGCAAATCACAGAAATAAATGAAAACCATACCAATAAGCGTTACTTATCAGATGTGCAATTACCAGAGGAGCTAAAGGCAACTTCAGAATTAGAAGTCTGTGTGAAAGATGCTGACGCGGTTTTATTTGTTGTGCCTACCAAAGCAATTCGTAATGTTGCACAAAAATTTGTGGAAGTCTGTCACAATCAACCTGTTATTATTCATGCGAGTAAAGGGTTAGAACAAGAGACACACAAACGTATTTCTGAAATTTTAATCGAAGAAATACCAGAAAATAAAAGAAAAGACGTGGTTGTTTTATCAGGACCAAGTCATGCTGAAGAAGTAGCAGTTAAAGATGTGACTACGATTACAGCAGCAGCAAAAAATTTAGAAAATGCTGAATACGTTCAAAAACTATTTTCTAATGAGTATTTCCGAATTTACACCAACCAAGATGTGATTGGCGTTGAACTAGGAGCAGCCTTAAAAAACATTATTGCTTTAGGTTCAGGGGCGTTACATGGTTTAGGTTACGGAGACAATGCTCGGGCAGCTATTATGACGAGAGGTTTGGCTGAAATTAGTCGTTTAGGTGTGGCTATGGGAGCAGACCCATTAACTTTTATCGGATTAAGTGGTGTGGGTGACTTAGCCGTAACTTGTACAAGTGTTCACTCAAGAAACTGGCGTGCCGGTGATTTATTAGGTAAAGGTCAAAGTTTAGAAAATGTCTTAGAGAACATGGGCATGATTGTTGAAGGAGTCTCAACAACCAAAGCTGCTTATGAATTATCAAGAGATTTAAAAATAGATATGCCTATCACTGAAACAATCTATAAAGTAATTTATGAGAATGAAGAAGTAAATAAAGTCGTTAAAGAAATTATGTTACGTGAACATAAATCAGAACAAGAATTCTAA
- the lgt gene encoding prolipoprotein diacylglyceryl transferase, with the protein MNFLTVNPTAFKIFGIEIQWYAIIIVSAIVLVSWMASKEAERVGLREDDVVDLMLWALPISIVGARLYYVIFEWEYYAQNPGEILAIRNGGLAIYGGLIAGGIVVYIFTRHRFIPTWRFLDVAAPSVILAQGIGRWGNFMNHEAFGGVVSLDFLESLHLPKFIIENMLIDGKYRQPTFLYESVWNVLGFIVLILLRRKPNFLKEGEVALIYVMWYSLGRFFIEGMRTDSLMIGDVIRVSQILSAGLFVVATGLMIYRRKNKELVFYDRTKGKEKG; encoded by the coding sequence ATGAATTTTTTAACAGTCAACCCGACAGCTTTTAAAATTTTTGGTATCGAGATTCAGTGGTACGCCATAATTATTGTCTCAGCGATTGTTTTAGTGTCATGGATGGCATCTAAAGAAGCTGAAAGAGTAGGATTAAGAGAAGATGATGTGGTTGATTTAATGCTTTGGGCATTACCAATTTCGATTGTAGGTGCTAGACTTTACTATGTGATTTTTGAATGGGAATACTATGCTCAAAATCCAGGTGAGATATTAGCGATTAGAAATGGTGGCTTGGCCATTTATGGCGGTTTGATTGCAGGCGGGATTGTTGTTTATATCTTTACTCGTCATCGTTTTATACCAACTTGGCGCTTTTTAGATGTGGCAGCACCAAGTGTAATCTTAGCCCAAGGAATTGGTCGCTGGGGTAATTTTATGAATCATGAAGCCTTTGGTGGCGTTGTTAGTCTTGATTTCTTAGAATCACTTCACTTACCTAAATTTATTATTGAAAACATGTTGATTGATGGTAAATACCGTCAACCTACTTTCCTTTATGAAAGTGTTTGGAATGTTTTAGGGTTTATTGTGTTAATTCTACTAAGAAGAAAGCCAAACTTCCTGAAAGAAGGAGAAGTGGCATTAATTTATGTGATGTGGTATTCACTAGGTCGTTTCTTTATTGAAGGGATGAGAACGGATAGTTTAATGATTGGTGACGTGATTCGTGTGTCCCAAATCCTTTCAGCTGGACTATTTGTTGTCGCTACCGGCTTAATGATTTACAGAAGAAAGAACAAAGAACTTGTTTTTTATGATAGAACAAAGGGGAAAGAGAAAGGTTAA
- the hprK gene encoding HPr(Ser) kinase/phosphatase, with product MVQMKDIVNQLQLDVYSGEEFLDRTVESSEISRPGLELTGYFNYYPADRIQMLGKKEITFAEKMTAIEKDIIFKKLSAKTVPCFVVARGLKVPEELVEITQKKGIPIITSTISTSRLSGIISNFLESQLAERVSIHGVLVEVYGLGVLIQGSSGIGKSETGLELIKKGHRLIADDRVDIYRQDERSVVGEAPKILEHLMEIRGVGIIDIMNLFGASSVRNRSQIQLVVNLQDWKTDNTYDRLGSATESISLANVPVPRITIPVSTGRNVATIIEVAAMNFRAKTMGYDATKKFEDNLAQLIEENSSGNGE from the coding sequence ATGGTACAAATGAAAGATATTGTGAATCAATTACAATTAGATGTTTATTCTGGTGAAGAATTTTTAGATCGTACCGTGGAATCTAGTGAAATTTCTCGCCCAGGCTTAGAATTAACAGGCTATTTTAATTATTATCCAGCTGATCGTATTCAAATGCTAGGTAAAAAAGAAATTACCTTTGCTGAAAAAATGACAGCGATTGAAAAAGATATTATATTTAAAAAATTAAGTGCTAAAACAGTTCCATGTTTTGTGGTTGCTAGAGGATTGAAAGTTCCAGAAGAACTAGTTGAGATTACTCAGAAAAAAGGAATTCCAATTATCACTTCAACGATTTCCACATCAAGGTTATCAGGTATTATTTCTAATTTTTTAGAAAGCCAATTAGCAGAACGTGTTTCAATTCACGGGGTGTTAGTGGAAGTCTATGGGTTAGGTGTTTTAATTCAAGGTAGTAGTGGAATTGGTAAAAGCGAAACGGGTCTTGAGTTGATTAAAAAGGGACACAGGTTGATTGCAGATGACCGCGTTGATATTTATCGTCAAGATGAGAGATCAGTTGTGGGAGAAGCCCCAAAAATCTTAGAGCATTTAATGGAAATTCGTGGTGTGGGAATTATTGATATTATGAATTTGTTTGGTGCAAGTTCAGTTAGAAATAGATCTCAAATCCAACTAGTTGTCAATCTTCAAGATTGGAAGACTGACAACACGTATGACCGATTAGGAAGTGCCACAGAGTCAATTTCTTTAGCTAACGTGCCTGTACCAAGAATTACGATTCCAGTATCAACAGGGCGTAATGTGGCGACGATTATTGAAGTGGCTGCAATGAACTTTAGAGCAAAAACAATGGGCTATGATGCAACGAAGAAATTTGAAGATAACTTAGCTCAACTAATAGAAGAAAATTCTTCTGGAAATGGAGAATAA
- a CDS encoding phage holin family protein, giving the protein MSYLQRLIVNTLAFISLSVLFPYKFYVGSLLMAFLASVVLSGLNMFVKPILHILSLPITLITFGLFSFIINAMMLKFTSVLVGEQNFAFSSFGSAILIAVIMSIINSIVSDHFSSKYN; this is encoded by the coding sequence ATGTCGTATTTACAAAGATTAATAGTTAATACTCTCGCATTTATCTCACTTTCCGTTTTATTTCCATATAAATTCTATGTGGGAAGCTTACTTATGGCATTCTTAGCAAGTGTCGTCTTATCAGGATTAAATATGTTTGTGAAGCCGATTTTACATATATTATCACTTCCAATTACCTTGATTACTTTTGGCTTGTTTAGTTTTATCATTAATGCCATGATGCTGAAGTTCACCTCGGTATTAGTCGGAGAACAGAATTTTGCCTTTTCAAGTTTTGGCTCAGCCATCTTAATTGCAGTGATTATGTCGATTATTAATTCAATCGTATCGGATCATTTCTCAAGTAAATATAATTAA